The sequence GTGTTCCTGGCCGGTGACTCGGCGCACGAGATGTCGCCGACCGGGGCGTTCGGCTCCAACACCGGCATCCAGGACGCGCACAACCTGGCGTGGAAGCTGGCCGCGGTGCTGCGGGGCGAGGCGGGCCGGGGCCTGCTGGACACGTACGGGCAGGAGCGGCTGCCGGTGGCACGGGCGACGAGCGAGCGCGCGTCGGCGCGGTCCGGTGAGCACAGCCACCCCGGTTACGCACCGCCGCCGTCGATGGGCGGCGGCAAGCGGGGCGGGATGCTGAACGTGGCACTGGGCTACCGCTATACGGCGGGCGCTGTGCTGGGTGTGGCCCCGGACGCGCCGGTGGTCCCGGAGGGGGTGCGGCTGACGGGCGAACCGGGCAGCCGGGCGCCCCACCTGTGGGTGCGCAGGGACGGGGAGCGGATCTCGACCCTCGATCTGTACGAGCGTTCGTTCGTGCTGCTCGCGGACGGCGCGGACACGGTGTGGCGGCGGGCCGCGGCCGGGGTCGCCGACCGGCTGGGGGTGCGGCTCGACGCGTTCGGCATCGGTGCGGGCGGTGATCTGGAGCCGGAGGACGGGGCGGACTGGGCCGAGGCGCACGGGACGCACCGGGACGGTGCGGTCCTGGTACGCCCCGACGGCTTCGTCGCCTGGCGTACGGAGTCGGGCGTGGAGGACGCCGAGGCGACGCTGCGCGAGGTCGTGGTGACGCTGCTGCACCGGGACTGACGCGGCGTCAGCTCATGGATCAGATACCGAACGACCGGAGGGCGGCCAGGAATTCCTCCGGTCGTTCGGTGTGTACGAGATGGCCCGCGTCGATGGTGACGTGTTCGGCGCCGGGAATGCGGCGGGCCATCCAAGCCAGGTCCTCCTGATCGATCCGGCTGCTCGGGCCACCGCCGATGATCAGAGTGGGGGCGGTGATGTCACCGAGGAGTTCGGGGCCGGCCGGGTCCGGGGCGTTGAGCTGGGCATCGGTCGCCGGCACGAGGGGCCAGTCGAAGTCCAGCTCTCCGGCAGGCCGTTCGGGTGCGGGGCGCGGCGGGTCGAGCGGGAAGGGCGGCGGCGCCTCCTCGATGACGAGGCGGCCGATGAGCCCGGGGTGCCGCTCGGCGAGCAGGTAGGCGGCGGCACCCCCCATGGAATGTCCGACGACGGTGGCACCGGCGAGGTTGCGGGCCTCCAGGAAGCCGTGCAGGTCGTCGCGGAACAGCTCGAAGGAGTAGCGGCCGGGCCAGTCGCTGAGCCCGTGGCCGCGGAAGTCGAAGGCGTACACCCGGTGCGTGGCGGCGAGTGCGGCGGCGATGTGGGCCCAGTCGCCGCTGTTCCCGCACCGGCCGTGGGCCAGGACCACCGGCGGCGCGGCCGGGTCGCCCCACACCCGGTGGGCGAGCCGTATCCCGCCGGCCCGGACGCTGTGCACCTCGGGGTCGAGGAACGCCTCGACGGTGCGGGCGAACGCCCCCGCGTCGTCGGTCCACGGGAAGTGCGCGGCACCGCGCTGCACCGCGAACTCCGCGTGCGGGAAGAGCGCGGCCAGTTCGGCGGCCCGGTCGGGCGTGGTGATGGTGTCGTACTCGCCGGCCAGCACGAGGACCGGCGTCTCCAGGGCGCGCAGGGCCGGGACGGTCGCGGCCGGGTCGAAAGCGCCTTCCGCGACGTACTCGGCCGCGGCCTCGGCGTTGATCTGCGCGGGCGAGCCGGCGGCGTGCTCCTGTGCGGCGGCGTCCCAGCGTCCGTACAGGAACGGCCGTGTCCTGGCGCGCAGTTCGCCGGTCATCCGGCC is a genomic window of Streptomyces sp. NBC_00708 containing:
- a CDS encoding alpha/beta hydrolase; this encodes MPTFHTYDGTELAYHLVGEGTPLICLPGGPMRASTYLGTLGGLAAHRQLVLLDLRGTGDSAAPDDPATYRCDRQAEDVEALRAHLGLERVDLLAHSAAGDLAALYAARHPERLRNLVLVAPTTRATGIPVAVPEAREAAALRRSEPWYEDALAALEEIWAGRMTGELRARTRPFLYGRWDAAAQEHAAGSPAQINAEAAAEYVAEGAFDPAATVPALRALETPVLVLAGEYDTITTPDRAAELAALFPHAEFAVQRGAAHFPWTDDAGAFARTVEAFLDPEVHSVRAGGIRLAHRVWGDPAAPPVVLAHGRCGNSGDWAHIAAALAATHRVYAFDFRGHGLSDWPGRYSFELFRDDLHGFLEARNLAGATVVGHSMGGAAAYLLAERHPGLIGRLVIEEAPPPFPLDPPRPAPERPAGELDFDWPLVPATDAQLNAPDPAGPELLGDITAPTLIIGGGPSSRIDQEDLAWMARRIPGAEHVTIDAGHLVHTERPEEFLAALRSFGI